From Gadus macrocephalus chromosome 16, ASM3116895v1:
acacacacacacacagaagcagatacacaaacatacacaaggccaaacacacacacacacacacacacgcacacagaccaccacacacctacacagtgatagagagacacacgcactcacCTCTAATGTGAATATACAAGGAGCTAAGGAGCTGCTTTTTGTTGGGGCAGTGTctgctgtctctttctctctctgggctgCCAGCTGAGTGTTAGAATGGCCTTTGTTATTCCCCGAACTGCTGCTGTTCTGCTGCAAATCTCTCTTGTTCAGCACACAGTCGGGATGGGATTCCTCAAACGTAATATAATGCAGAGTGTCCAGTGCTATGGCCCAAATCTAGCAGAATTATTTTAACTACTTTACTTTGACTTTTGAACTACAATTGCATTCACAAAGTCTGTATGAGCATCTTATTATCCCAATGGGTGAAGTGTGTTTGAATTGATACAATGGTGTTAATAGTATTGAGTTTGCCAATGTTTACTCTTTGCAGAGTCATCATGGGCAGGGACCCACTTCCTACAAGCACATGTGCACCCCTGCTGAGACAATACCACGACTCCACAAAgctgcacactcacacaaaacaacagcaaacaccacacaacaaacacaagaaGCAAAAGCATCCTTTTCtacatcataaaaaaataaaaaaataaaagacttACTTTGAACCCTTTCTTAAAATGTCCTTCAGAATGAGAAAGCAGCTTGCAAAGTATCGTCCCGTACACAGAAACAGTCCTGCTTCAGCGTGCTGCCTGCCATGCCATGGAGCACTGAGTCAGTCAGTGATAGATGACTCTCACCCAGAGTGGCCAGCCTCACTACACTACTGGTGTGGGCTGCTACCTACGGCCACAGGCCCTTCTTTTTTCAAACGGGTGCTGGTAGCGTGGGACCAGCGGCTGGGCGTGAAACCCGGGCCGGAGCTGGAGTGGAGCGGACTGCTTCCATGTTCAGCTCCACGGGCTACTTTTAATTATGCAAGACCGTCTTGTGAATAAGTACACCTCACACCTCTTGCCAAGACGTGTGAGGTGTACTTATTCACTGCCTTCAAGGACACTCTATTATTAATGTACCACTCTGTAGTAGGAGAGTGTAGTAATAGTTGTTTTTTGTACTTTATAGTTTGCTGTGTATCTGGCTGTATCCTTTGTGTTTTAGATAAATTATAACATTCATTGTTTTATAATGAAGCTTGCTTCACAGATTCATGTTAATGAAATGTCAGGGACCAGATTAAAATGTTTTCACATTAACACAGAAGCACTTTGACATCCTAAAGAGTCGACTCTGTGTAGACCAGAGTACAGCGGTTGAGTCCAGGCCGtgccggcctcctcctcctccacgtttTCCCTCCCACCCAGCCTCCAGTGACAGTTCAAAGTCTGCAAGTACCAGCCATCAGCGGCCCTGCGTGCACCTTACAATTTAAACCCTCCCACCAATCAGGAGCCAGCCTGGCAGTGGCAACTGCTAGTAACATTAACACAACAAAAGAAAGGCTCGCTgatccaccctcctcctccccctcctctccctccctcccatctcctgcccctgggactcctcctccctcctctttgtGTACAGACCCCAAAATCCCCTTTCATCCCCCTCGCCGAGCTCCCagcgcccccacccccctccgcTAATCTCCCTGCGCCCCGTTGGATTGACAAAGCTCAACTTTCGCTGTCTGACTCCGCTGAAGAACCCATGCTTCCCCTCGGCCCGGCCCCCAGCGGCAGTGTGTGGGGACTAGGGCAGAGGCAGCGCTCAGTGAAGTGTGCGGGAAATATGAATGAATATCAAGTACAACACAGGATGTTAACCGCCGTCGGTTGCCAGGGTGTTTATTTTGGGACCAGTTGACATCTTTGTTTtcgttgtgttttatttagggATTTCTTTTCTTCATTGTTCACAATGACAGAAGCATAACAGAATAATAGCCCACGATAACACGGGGGTTTGGTACGAAACAGTTGCTCTTTGGTTTATTAGGGTCACCGCCCAGATGCTCTCTATTGTCCCCAGTGATTTAGGGACTAAGTGCTTTGATATTTTTGTCCAATTAGATCAAATGGAGCTCTTTATGAGTCCATACTGGGAAAAGGACcccctctaacacacacacacacacacacacacacacacccacctatatatatatatatatatatatatatatatatatatatgtatatacatatagataaaTAAGACTCCCATGGGGTTTGAGGGCGGCCATTATGGGGCCCAGCCTTTGACACGCTTTGTCTTTCAGACTTGTTCCTATAGCAACGGCGGTCTCAAAGAGGGTCTGGTGAACCCCCTTCACTTCAACACCATTTAAATACAACTCCTCTCCATTGTTGATAGTGGTTGAGTCGGGGAGGGGGGTTACgtcacacaatctcacacacacacacacacacactcacactcacacattagtacacctacacacagaggAGATGCAGGTCACTGAGCACAGAGTCTTAGCGATGAGGTTTAACAGAGGAAGTGGAAGAGAGCTGGGTTCTCAACCACAACATTTGTACTGAGCCATGAGAGCTACTGCCACAATCTAAGCCTTCTGGACAGATTTGGTAGGATGGTGGAATTGTCATGAATGAAAGATGAGACACAACAGGTAATCTTTAGATATTTACAGAATACATTCTGTGAAACACGGAATGTATTCTGTTAATACAGAATGCCACTCAAGAATCGAAAAAACggttaaaaaaatacatgaatatgttgatttctTCAATGATTGATTTCCCCATTCTTGAGGAGACCCTTTGAAGAAAAAcggaattgaaaaaaaaaaaaaagatctctcCTCGCGACGTGTCACTCGCTCCCTTAACCAATCACGTTCTCCCGAAGAGTCTCTTCACAGCGCTGATCAGCCTGTTGTACCTGACAGAGTCGGAGGCTCTCTCCCAGAAACCCGCCTCCTTCCACAGTCCCCGGCCCTTCTTCTCTGCCTTGAACTCGGCCCTCAGCAGCCTCCTGTAGAGACGCCAATAGAGACGGGAGCCCGGGGCCACTCCAAACAGCGGGACGGTGCGGGCCAGGCCCAGCCGGAGCAACTCCTCGTTCACACAGAGGCTCCAGaacgccccctgctggagaaATACTGAATCAAATCATGGAAAACATGTTGCTTGCTTGTTAAACCATTCCTGTAGAATAGAGTACAATAGACTTTTTTGTCCAGGAGAGAGGAAAAGCGCCTTTGGCTACATCAAATGGTTCATAAGAAAaatcaacaaacacaaaaaataatactATGTTGTATTAACTGTATATTAATGTTAttagtctctctcacacatacacacacacacacacacacatacacagggacaagagtacacctacacacagaggAGATGCAGGTGTTAATGTTATTGGtcggtaccacacacacacccccacccacccacccacccacccacccacccacccacccacccacccacacacacacacacacacacacacacacacacacacacacacacacacacacacacacacacacacacacacacacacacacacacacacacacacacacacacacacacacccccacccacacacacacacacacacacacacacacacacacacacacacacacacacacacacacacacacacagctattttCTGACCTTGCTATGGGACACCAGACAGTGGAGTACGTGGTCCTCTCTGCTGATCAGTTTGAACCAGACGACCTGGGCGGGGGCCAGGTGTCTCCGCAGCCAGAGCTGCCCTTCAGCTGTGGGCTCCACCCCCGCCAGACGCACCGCCAGAGAAGAagaacacacacctggacaggATCAGGTAAAAAGGGTTATtagttgtggtgtgtgtgctgtgtgtgtgtgtgtgtgtgtgtgtggtgatgccTAACCGACTGCAAATCAAGTCGGTTAGACATCCATACATGCAGAACGACAGGGATTTCAAAACGGTAACCAGTAACTAAGAACCAGAATTTACCAGGGACACAGCTCGCCAGCTATATGCTGAATACAAGTTGaatgtcacacagacacacacacacacacacatttgaggTGACAATTTAATTGCAAATGCCTCAAAGTGTTGGTGATGATGCAGCATTCCGATAAAGTACTTGAACAGTACACAGAGTGCCTACATTTGATTACCTAGCTGCTTTAAAGTGTCTAATTGGCTCATACGTCaacttaaaatatataaatacatttttatcacCTTAGGTATAGCTATAGCTACACTAAAGGACAAGTAAGGATAAGTGCTGACTACGCAATACCGTCATCATGATAACATAGGGTAGAAGCAACCTTATTCTGTACGTCAACTCTgcaggattattaatgttgtacCCTAAATTAGATCTTCAACAAACAGAGCCTACTGCTGTGTGTCAAGTCGTGTGTGGAGGCCAGAGGGTACAGAAGGTGTGTGCTTTTGAGACTTCTATTTTGAATTCTATGTGTGGTGTTCGTTAACGGTCAGAGTTGGAAAGTCGGAATGGGATATGCGTCATCTCCAACCGACGTGCCATCGACCTATCAAGACTGCTCCTGTTTTactacaagaatacaaatgtattattataagtaTAGATTATAAATGGAAATGATGTAGTTCTGAAAAAAATGTGTAGACAGTAAACGAACCGACTATACACTGCTGTCctcgtaagagaacccttcaataagatCAAGTGCTATTAGTAGTTACGATGCTAGATGCAGTTTCGGTATATACACTGTGTTGGCCGAAACTCAAAATCAGGAATCGGTATCGGGAAGGAAAATAACGGTATCGGAAAATCTCTAATTCCCATGGATAAAGAGAGGATGAACAGATGTGGCGGTACCGCCCAGCGGGTCCTTACGTTTGGAAAGCAGGCGCGATAGGATGGGAAGCACGACGGGGATGTGCTCTATTTCCAGGCCGTGGTCTGAAACAGTGCGGACTCGCCCTCGCAGGCTGACGTTACCCCTGATGAAGTGAACCGGGATCTCAGCCACCGCTCCAAACTTGCTGGTCTGAAGTAGAGAAAAGAGGAAGACAGAAAAGCAACGTGCAGAAGTCTCTCAGTTGTCAGacgctaaatatatatatattttttaatatttttttaaacgggGTCGACATAAATATATACGTTTACTTCATTTACAAtgcttgttttctttttctttctttttttacgcatctattttactttattgcttcattttattgtatgtttactaggggtgggaaaaataatcgattcttcgatgcatcgcgattctcgctagaacgattctgtatcgatgcagataaattaataatcgggaaaaaaaaatctatattattttttttgcctgctgcaacattctgttcgccagagagggataatctttgtaattttaaaatcattgaatttatcttcagtgtgtattggcaaatctgatttgtcttgacatgATTGCGATTCGaactacgcatagcatgcgtgcaaactcactgctttataaataaagttgccttgccttgcctgcAAAGAAAACATTTGTATCTTTTTCGAAAATGTATTGTTAGCATAATCTGCAGGGAACTCCAGGTTTGGGTTGGGTTTTCTTTGCTTCATTTAAATGAGCAGCTACGGGAGTAAACAAGCCACATAATTAAAGACTTCTGCTCCTGGGTTTGTTTTATCCGGTCTACCATCTGATTTAGCAGCTTAGACAAGTGTCAGGCTAACTAGGGGCAGGACAGAGTAGTGGCTTGGAGTGTTTGATCTCTGCATAGGGACTTGATTCAAGTTCcccatctctatctctatgCAGCCTTGAGTCTAGCTATGTGACTACTATCCAGTACCTGATGTCATGTACCTGAAATCACAGTTTGTTACTTTGAATTAACGTGTCAGCTGCTAAATGTTTGAAAGGTAAATAAATAGTAAATGTCAGTCAAGAGTCGAGACCTTACCAGTTTGATACTCCTTGCTATAACTAAAACACCAGCAAGGGCCAGGCCAGTGCTGAGGTTCTGTGTGAAATACAGATAGGGAAGCAGTCATTATGGAAATAGCAGGTATCTTACTATCAACTTCATAACACGCTAGAGATTTAAAATGGTCAAATCCAAACGTTGCGTTATTGGTGAGGCTGCAATACATTGCGTTTTTAAGAAGAGTTGGGCCAGTTATGTCCGGATATAAGTACATTTCTAAACTTATATGTGGAAAAATGAACATGTATAAAGGAAGGTTACAGAAGCAGCTCATATTGCTATCGCAAGTATAGCAACACAATAATGGCGATCTAATATTGTACACGTGGTCGCTGGATCCTAGTTCATACCCGCACAATAGTCAGATTGTCATCAGCGAAATGTGATATTAAAGACACTATGTTTGGTTCATCTATGTCATGGATTGCTTCCTGTGGCTGTCCGTCTGCGCGGCTCTCAGTTCCCGGCATGTTGTTGACGTTCCTCCGTGGCTCCGCCCATCTGGGTTCGACCTATCAGTAGGACGCAAATAATCATAACGCTTTGTAAATGTCTCCGCCCTGTGGGTATGGGTTGACACAACAAATAATCATATTATTCTGAtacttatttttatattttcatttattctaAAACTGGGTTTTATATATGTTCCCAGGGTTATCTTTTGTGATAATGATGTAAAGGTCATATGGGGCAATCTCATGGCAATATCATCAATTAGGTCCAGTCATTCTCAATTAGACTGCTCATATGACGCTTCTATAATATTGAAGCGTAACAATTGTGTTATCAATTGATGATAACAAAATTGAATTGTATATCCTTATTACACAGGCTGGTTGATAGTGGtcttttttgtaaaaaaatattttggaacTTCTGGAATTCATTTCAAGATTTGACTTAGAAATACCCGCTATCTGCTCATAAGACttgaaaaattaaatatatatatttcagatCGGCTCACACATATTCATCTTATTCAATGATTCAAAATAAACTGCCAACTTTATGAGTTTGACTGCTTTTATTTGtcctaaaaacacagacaaaacacCTCGCTGGCCGAACAACAGAAGCACCAGGGCAGCAGAGTGTTTCACCTGTCACACACGAAACAGGTTTAGAGAGTGATATGATTTAAATGACAGATACTGCCTTGTCTCTTGTTTAATATAGCTGTGAAGTCATGGAGCCACTAGAcgccaggccacgcccccatcAGGACGGATTGGCCAATAGGACTCGAGAGGCAGAGTTGTCCTCCTGGCCGCCATTAAAGAATTCAATCCATGAATTGAAATAATGGAAATCTGCAGGACTCACGGATCAGTGAGATTGAAGTAGCCGATAAGTAATCTCGCGAAATCCGTGGCGAATTCATTTTTAGGATCTTTTTTAACCATGTCACCGGATTGTGATCGTTTCGGAACATGGGAGGGCGGTGTGGCTAAAGGTTTTATTGGGCTGGCTAGCGTCGGCTCTTCGGTATGTTAGCTCTGGGGCTAGCAGGCTAACAGCGatcagggggaggggaggaggagagttcCTTTGCTTTGAAATTGTTTCGGATCGGCTAGCTAGCACGTTAGCTCCCTGGGCACTATGCTGTAGAGTTGAAGTGTTTGTTACCTATGCGATCTTGTATTTTTGTCTCGCACACCACTTTGCAGCTCTCCGGGTGAACGTTAGCCTGTCCATGCCACATTAACATTGTCCATCGGACGCTGTGGCTGTGCAACAACAAGCTGACTGCTCACCCGATCAGACAATACACTTCAAATTAGATTTATGAATCGTAGAGCCTAAACCTTACGGTTTTCTGTTCGCTCTCTTAGCTGTAGTCGGGGTTATTAAATGATCCGTGGCCAGCACCGGTAGAAGTTGTCTATTAGCCTGAAGCTAGCTCCATGTAGCCACCGGGCTGGCAGCGCTGAGCCGGGTGATCGCCGTGAAATAGCGTGAGGCGGCGGAGCAACTTGGGCGAAACAAGAGATTACTCCTCGCATTCATTGAGACGATGGATTTTAACGTGACGGCCCCACACTGAAAAGCAGGATGAGTTCGTGCTTTGTACCGAACGGGGCCAGCTTGGAGGACTGCCACTCCAACCTCTTCTGCTTGGTGAGACACTGTGTGCAGCTAGCTGTGGCTAGCTTTGAGACTAAGGCCAGAAAGCCATTTTGGCTAATCAGGCAACAAGCGTTGTAACGTCAGTGGCAGACCAGAGTGAAGGCATTGGGCCTTCTACTTGAAACATTCTGCTCTAACTTTCTTTTATAGTCCACAAGTCACTAAGACGCGGTGGAATGAAGTTGGATTCATGATTTGGTTAGATGTGATCGGCATTTCAAACAATGTTGGTATTCAACTATTATGCTAACGTTAGCAACAAGCACTTTGCTGATTTGATCCATAGGGTGAAGCACAAATCTTTATCTCTATGAAAAATCTTAATTATGCTAAAGTAATGCGTTAATGTTAATGTGTTGCCCCGTTTACATGTAGAACAAGGTGACGGAATGGCTGAGTGAAATAGTTTGTTGTATGCCTTACAAACTTTTATTCTGCATAGTCTTCCAAAGGTGCTTCATCGGTTAAAAACAAACGAGTAAATAACAACGCTATTTAATTATCATGGTGGTTTTTCCCTGACACCAAAAAAGATGAATCTGAAATGCATATCAATGATTGTTATGTCAGAAAACCACAATATTTGAAGTTTCAAGTCTAATGGTGTTTATTAGCCATAAGATATCATTAGGGTTAAATTGTTTGTCGGTACTCATTTTTTACATTACTCAGAAATGTTTTTATCAACAGATGTTTGGTTTCAGCACTGCAGAGATGGCATTGCTAACTCTCCATCCATCTCAAATTGTCCCCTGTCCAAATTTCTCAGGCCGACTTGACGGGGATTAAATGGAGGCGTTTCGTGTGGCAGGGTCCCACCTCGTCTCCCATCCTCTTCCCGGTGACTGAGGAGGACCCCATCCTCTGCAGCTTCAGTCGCTGCCTTTCGTCGGACGTTCTGAGTGTATGGAGGCGACACCAGACCCCGGGACGCAGGGAGCTATGGCTCTTCTGGTGGGGAGACGACCCCAGCTTCGCAGAGCTGATCCACAACGAGCTCTCAAGTATGTTCCAGCTCCGAATGGGTGTTCTACATTTGCTCCTCGTTTTTCATTCTTTGGCTTCATCCAAACGTGCTTGCAGCGTTATAATTGTGGTTATATGCAAAAAGCAAAACATAGGTAATTCCGATCCTTGTGTTTACATCTTGCCATTATATGGTCAGAGCGGTTCTATTGAGCTTGCTTCTAATTATTAACTGAAAAAGTTATTTTTAACGTTACGTTTTAACAGATGGGGGATGGTAACAAGGGGCAAAATGTACTTTAAGGCCGATGGCTCGTGAATGTTCAAATTTTACCAGCCACTCGATAGATTACCGTGGTTTCTTTTGGGCTGGTAAATCAAGCCAATCTACCAGCCTCCATAGCCTTATTTCAGTATTGGTCAGCCCTGGTTGGTATTCTGAAACACCTGATTCTTTGGGCCAGAGCGCGGTGAGAGTTGCTCAGTGATGCTACTGTCGATGTGATAAGTGCGTTGAGGTTGCTCTGTGGCGCCGGTTCTAACCTGACTACTTGTGTCATGTGCAGgcgaggaggacggggagtggGAGAGCGGCCTGTCGTACGAGTGCCGCACGCTCCTGTTCAAAGCCATCCACAACCTGCTGGAGCGCTGCCTCATGAACCGCGGCTTCGTGCGCATCGGGAAGTGGTTTGTGAAGCCCTACGAGAAGGACGAGAAGCCCATCAACAAGAGGTTCGTCCGGCTCCGTGTTGGGTTGTCATCCTTTGTGTTCTTAAGTTGTTTCTTGGTTTCACTTTCTTTACATTTACCTCTGACCACGTACCTTCTATTTCGATCGATGGGACTGGATGCATATCTTATTCTGGTAGACTTCTGAAAGTTGCTCCCTTATCCTTCTTTGCCAACAATCTGTTTTAGTACATAGAATTTATAAAACAAATAATCTTTGAGTAAACAAGGCGTTCATGTAGGATGTTGGATTGAGATACACGGCTAAATTTGTAATAATAATGTTGGAAATAGTTTTTGATTAGAGGCTCCTTACTATGTATTTACAACTATTAAAGATTAATACTTATGCTACTACTTTGCCGTGATAGAAAAACGGTTCAATCAGTTTTCCTTGTGAACTATTGATTAACAGCAAGGCCAAGTGTAGCATTAAGTTGATATAAAACAAGTGTTTAAAAGTTATCCGTCACCAGCTTCACGGTGGGCAGGTTATCACATAAAAGATAAATGGACAGCTGTTTGCTTAAGATAAACACCTGGAACGGCAGGAAAGCCGGCAGACCTGAAACTGTTGCAATAGTTTCTTCTGTGCTGTGCCCCGGTCTTTTATTTGCATTATTAGTCAAAACTTTCTTGGACCCTCTCAGTTTTGTTTTTCACGATCAGTCAGATTGTGTGAAAAAGCTATGTCAGGATCTACATCGGCAGCTACAACTTGAGACAATCGCATCCAGGGTTTTTCCCAATCAAATTTTATACCCCATACATTACATTTAGATCTAGTTTGGGAAGATCTATGCATTTTCCTAGCTCATTATTGGAATGAACTACATTTCTGTGGGAAAACGCTGTGAGTCAGTCGGGCTGTATTGCATCGTGGTGACTCCTGGCCTGGGATGATTGAGAATCTGGACTTTCTAGATGGTTCTGTTCACAGCGCTCCTGAGTCACTTGGTTCCTGGAATGTGTGGGCTTGTAGGCTTCTTCTCCAGACAGGAGAATGTCAGGAATTGAGCAATTGCCACTATATCTAGAGAACTCATTATGTAATACAACAAATGTCTGTGCACGATTGTGCAGTGTACGGCGTTAAGGATTTATGCTGTTCTAACGAAATGAGTAAAACGTTGCATCAGAGCCGCCTGGTGATTCATCAATCAGAACAGTCTTTATTTAAGAAAATAGTATCACGtcttggaagtaggctatttccGTTGATGTATAGTCTACATAAACAGCAGGCCACCACTAGCCTATGAATCATGGAAACGGTATGCTTAGCGTTGTCAGTTTACTGAAAGGGAAATTTTATagactcctttttttttttctccccctttCCCTTACATGTTCTGCATGAGGCAAGTTTGGCTTTTGTCTTGAACACAACATGAAAAGTAAAGggaatgttcaactttttggcTATCTTCTTATCGTTGTTATTTCATGGATAAACGAAGTAAGCCCAACACTTTCATTTATACAGAAAAACTAGCCAAAATTGCTGTGTGAACGTGTTCtcgcacccccccaccccccccttttTATAAACCCTGCAACAGGCTAAGGCACAAATGGCATGTTTTGTCACTTAAGCATGTTGCGATCAAATTGGTTTCCCCCTAACATGCTCTTAATGCTAGTAACCTTTTTGGCTAG
This genomic window contains:
- the c18h3orf33 gene encoding protein C3orf33 homolog isoform X1, which encodes MPGTESRADGQPQEAIHDIDEPNIVSLISHFADDNLTIVRNLSTGLALAGVLVIARSIKLTSKFGAVAEIPVHFIRGNVSLRGRVRTVSDHGLEIEHIPVVLPILSRLLSKRVCSSSLAVRLAGVEPTAEGQLWLRRHLAPAQVVWFKLISREDHVLHCLVSHSKQGAFWSLCVNEELLRLGLARTVPLFGVAPGSRLYWRLYRRLLRAEFKAEKKGRGLWKEAGFWERASDSVRYNRLISAVKRLFGRT
- the c18h3orf33 gene encoding protein C3orf33 homolog isoform X2; this translates as MPGTESRADGQPQEAIHDIDEPNIVSLISHFADDNLTIVRNLSTGLALAGVLVIARSIKLTSKFGAVAEIPVHFIRGNVSLRGRVRTVSDHGLEIEHIPVVLPILSRLLSKRVCSSSLAVRLAGVEPTAEGQLWLRRHLAPAQVVWFKLISREDHVLHCLVSHSKGAFWSLCVNEELLRLGLARTVPLFGVAPGSRLYWRLYRRLLRAEFKAEKKGRGLWKEAGFWERASDSVRYNRLISAVKRLFGRT